A segment of the Acidimicrobiia bacterium genome:
CGTGCGCTTCGAGGGCGGCGTTGAGACGGATCTCCTCGGTCACCATTGATTTCGACTTGACGATTCTCCGGACGTTCTTTTCGTCGGCGATCCGTCGAATGTGGGCGATGGCCTCGTCGGCGTCGGCGGCGAAGTGGACAAACCCGCCGGCGCCCTCGATCTCGTCGGAGAAGCGACCGAGCAGCTCGTCGAGATGGCCGAGGGAATAGAGCCGGATCCTGCGTGCCTGGTCCCGCATCTCCTCCATTGCCGGGTAGTCGGCGCCGGCGGCGATTCGATGGCTCATCATTCGCCTGGCACCCACCTCCCCGGCTGCGGTGCTGCTATGCCCGATTCCCTTGTGGGCGCGCTCCACGAAGGTCACCGGAACATTCACGGCCGGGCCTCCTCTGCCAGGACTTCGGCGAGGTGCTTGACTTCGATCTGTGCACTTCGTCGGCGCAGGCCTCCGGCGAGATGCATGAGGCAGCTGACGTCCACCCCGACCAGTAGGTCCGCGCCGGAGGCTTCGACGTTGGTCAGTTTGGTGGACATTATCGAAGCCGACACCTCGGGCATTTCGACTGAGAAGAGGCCACCGAAACCGCAGCAGGTCTCTGCATCGGGGAGTTCAACCCGTTCGAGGCCGCGTACGTTGTCGAGCAGGGTCTCCGGTTGCTCCCGGATGCCGAGGTTGCGGAAGCCATGGCAGGAAGGGTGGTAGGTGGCGGTTCGTCCCTCGCAGGATGCGCCGGCGTCGGTGATTCCGAGGTCATCGACGAGG
Coding sequences within it:
- a CDS encoding (Fe-S)-binding protein, with product MMINHSPELFRPDDPIQAAAARVARRVKEFSSFLVDDLGITDAGASCEGRTATYHPSCHGFRNLGIREQPETLLDNVRGLERVELPDAETCCGFGGLFSVEMPEVSASIMSTKLTNVEASGADLLVGVDVSCLMHLAGGLRRRSAQIEVKHLAEVLAEEARP